The Lewinellaceae bacterium DNA window AGCATAGAGTCAATTTCCGGGTCATCAAAGGACAGGTCAAAAAGATTAGAGGCGGCCCGGACATCGCCTGACGTGATTGGTTGCGGTTTATAAACAAAACCAACGGCGATGCCTGCCAAAAAAGAAAAAATGATCACTGGAAGGATTGCTTTGCGCATAACGGAAGATTGTTAAATAAAAATATAAATTTACCCAAGACATTAGCTTACCTAAGCATGACCGAAATTAGGGAAATCAAGACTCCGGAAGAACTGGATGCCATCATACCCTTATTTGATGCTTACCGCCAGTTTTACCGGCAACAGACCGATTTGGCCGGAGCACGGCAATTCCTTACTGACCGGTTACAGCATAATGAGTCGAGGATTTTTGCTGGTTATATAACCGGTGAACCACGGGCATTTGTTCAATTATACCCTTTTTTTACATCTGTTGGGATGCGTCGTAATTGGGTTTTGAATGATCTTTTTGTTGAGGAGGCATTCAGATCCCGTGGGCTGGGAAGGATGTTGATCCAACA harbors:
- a CDS encoding GNAT family N-acetyltransferase, whose protein sequence is MTEIREIKTPEELDAIIPLFDAYRQFYRQQTDLAGARQFLTDRLQHNESRIFAGYITGEPRAFVQLYPFFTSVGMRRNWVLNDLFVEEAFRSRGLGRMLIQHVQVLCRKEDRAGIMLETEVTNQVGNALYKSCGFELIGNNFYYWKA